AAAATATCGACGTGATGGTTTTATTCAGATTTCATAGGCCATATATTAGCACACTTTCCGAAGATCAATGACAAGAAAATAAAGCCAGaagtttacttttaatttatgttacgtgtaatttttacaaaattctATTGTTTTTACTGATATTTCACAGGTGAttgtttgacagcttttaaccAAATTTTTGACGTTGAATGACTAATGAACGAATGAAAAGAATGCAAGTAGAAAAATATGGTTTTGGGTCAATTTTGGGTTAATCCAAGGTTAATCTTTTCTGAATTAGTTTAGTACCTACGCAAATTACAAACATAACGATAAACAATAAGGTCTATTTTTCTGTACagcgtttacttttttttatttacttttttacttgcCAATCCATCGGGGCTCGAGATGGCAGGTACGGCGGATTTGGGCATCCGATGCAGTCATGattctatcgataatctatagtgtactatcgatagtattgcttcttcttcttgaaGAAGTATTGCAGTGTACTAACAATACAATACTATCGTTACGATCTAGTGTTGATCAATAtgtacagcaccatctatattgtttttcaggaacgtacggaaagtccttcattatttCATTGTCACAAGACAAGCTGCGACACTATTGTCTTttttaaactatcgatagtgaCTTAACGGTAGGCAACGCAACACTGGTCTGAGTCCGAGCCAGAGCATTTATAGGCCGTGTATCTaggctaattaaaaaaaaaaaaacaataatcgaTCGCTTATTGAAGTCTTTTCCacgaaaagcaaaaataatataattgatGTTAAAGTTTAAGTAAAGAAAATGTCCGACGAAAATAACAGAAATGTTAAAGAAATCAGAGAATTGTATTCTATGTTCCATCAGGAATATATTATCATGGCTGAATAGTGAGTGTAGTATAGACTTGATTATTGAAACTTGTTACTACTGGCTTTTACGATCTAATTTCGTTCTTTCTCCGTTCCAGTCGCATGCTACAAACAGAGAATTTACAAGGAATCTACGTGATACCTTCATACGAGAATTCTTTTTGTAAGTACGTCTTGTATGTTTTATAACTGAGACATATGGAGATGTTTTGTTTGCTAAACATTTAATTGTTGCAGTGTGGTTCGGTGTTATTTTTGTGCGAACTGGGTTTTATGAATGTGGAGTGTTCAGATTCACTCTGGAATTCCCTGAAAAATTCCCTGATGATGAAGTTCCTGTAAGTACCAAACCACTGAGTTTTActtattttgtcaaattaagATCAAGTCTACTACTATCCATTACTTACAGACTCAGATTGGGTGTTGTGTAAAAACTCTCTCACTGTTGTTAAATGAATGACATTTGAAcatgttaagtatttaaatcACTATAGGATTATGTTGATCTTGTTTATCCTTTTCAGGTGTTGACATTTACATCAAATTTTTACCACCCAGCAGTTGACCCAAATACAGGTGTCCTCAATCTTAGTGAAGTGTTTCCAAAATGGGATAGAAAAATGAACCACATATGgcaaatattgaaatatttacaCTGGATATTCCACAACTTAAATATCAAAGTACCGGCTAATATAGAAGCCAAAGTTgcgtaagtaaaaaaatatataataataattaaatattttttatttatatactgcTATCTTCATGTTGTATACTTATATTTGCAGGTATAAATCAAACAGAAAGCTATTTCTGGAAAAAGTAAGAGAATGTGTGATAACAAGTATTGACCATCTGTATGATGACCCACCTACAGAAGACAAACATTATATTACTTTCAAGCCATATGACCCTGAAGTACATGACTCTGCTAAAAACCTAATGATGCAACCTCCAAAGCCCAACGAAGGTATGGTCCAGGGAATTTCTTGGGTGCAACCAGGATCCTATCAGCCTTTTTCCAAGGAAGAAAACACATAAGAATATGgactattgttatttttttatcaattcaAGTATTATACAGTTATTTCGCCATATTAGACACCTGTGATAATATCAATGAACAGAAGGTTTCCTTAAAACTTTGTTGGTGTTTGTTATATTGTTGTAATCACATATAGACATTATATTTCATCACAATAGTTATATAGTGTTTAACATAAAAACTAGTTAAAAAgtttgatttaaaattatttaattactataattTAAGTTGAACAAATGTTATACTGTTTCTATAATTTATATGCAAAtatctaataaaatatattacactAAGCAGGATCACTtctgatttttatattatgttttgcaACATTTTCATGGAACCACTTCTGGTCTAGTTTATGGAGGGTATTTTTCCATTCAAAGTGTGTTGGAGGTTTGGTCTCTCCAtttccatattcaaaatatctaCTCAATTCTAGGGCAAGTTTAGACCTCACTAGTCCAACACCTCCATACTTGTCTTCAGCTGGATGGTACACTCTTCCAGTTTTTGGTAACATATAGATTTTTTGTGGCAAAAATTCTGTTGTTAATAGGTCTCCTGCATATCCATAACTTAACATATCTTtgtcatttttgtttataacaTGTGTATAAACTATAGGCACATCATCACATCTGATAAAATTTCTTTCCTTTCCACATAAAGAAATAAATGGAAACTCTAAATATCTTCCAGTTCTGTTTTGTCTTATTCTCTTGAAAAAGAAATGTAGAAACTTTTTCTCTTTGAAGCATGATGTGAAGTTTTTCATTTTTGAGTCATCCAAATATAACTGAAAGTGGTTATTGGGACGAGTAAAATATAGTTTGTTCaataacaaaacaagaaaatatacattacttattattattatactaattaGCTAAGGCAATTGAGAAAAATAAGACAGTCAATACAAGTACAGTAGGTAcacaatttttgtgatatcctaACGTAACAAGCTTTAaatgaaacatatttaaataaggtCAAAGTTTATGTGTATACCTATCTACTTACCATTCCTTGATGATCAATGTAGTAAAAATATTCCCTAATTTTAGGCTCTGGTTCCTGACCTTGTATATAGTTCGTACATCGAATTTGTTGAACTAGAGGAAAAGACTTTCTAAAAGAAGATACTTGACACAATTTTTGAGCCAACATTTTATTAGAAATACTCTAttcgtatttatttttgtaattttgtctTATCATAATAGCCAAAGATAATAACCACAGACTAATAAGAGATACTACGTATTAGACGAGCATCTCAGCTCTAGTACTTACATTTTGTTTGATTAGTTTCTAACAAGTTTCTAATGATACATGAcagttgatttttttaaatacctaatcGATTTTTTCTTAGCAAAGGACTACGCGCCAGGCGGCCTATTGTACAGGAGCTGGATGTTCAAAAGATAAAGTCTTGTTACCGGGATCAGTATTATTCTACAGATTTTAatattcttctgtcgtgtgagttgtgaggtggattaccaacttcatcaaccgaATCGAATCGAAGCTCTTTGTGTTCACTTCttgatgtacttatttatttatggttattttaaatttatttggtTTTCGAGACACTACAACTACTTATTGAGTCTTTTCTTGGTGTATGGAAAATGATGCAAAACAACGTCCTGTCGCGAACTTTTGCAAACACGGTACTCCATACATATTTTACGAAAGATTGAAAGCATACAAAAAAATTCAGATAGAGTGAATCAGAGATAAACTGGAGAGGATAAGCACAAATAGACAGGATTACCTCCTTCATGTCTTCTCTATATCGGTCGAATAATGTTGCTATCAAGGAATTGCACTATGGCTAAATGTTGTGATTTAAagttttacatatttatatttcggAAACGATGGCgagatgatctcgacggttatcgaaaagactggatagagctcgcacagaaccgggatacttggaaagatatggaggaggcctttgctcagcagtgggatcatacaggctaataataataatatttatatttataaaggattgttttattttagaatatttatatt
This portion of the Pectinophora gossypiella chromosome 1, ilPecGoss1.1, whole genome shotgun sequence genome encodes:
- the LOC126371223 gene encoding protein crossbronx homolog, translated to MSDENNRNVKEIRELYSMFHQEYIIMAEYRMLQTENLQGIYVIPSYENSFLWFGVIFVRTGFYECGVFRFTLEFPEKFPDDEVPVLTFTSNFYHPAVDPNTGVLNLSEVFPKWDRKMNHIWQILKYLHWIFHNLNIKVPANIEAKVAYKSNRKLFLEKVRECVITSIDHLYDDPPTEDKHYITFKPYDPEVHDSAKNLMMQPPKPNEGMVQGISWVQPGSYQPFSKEENT
- the LOC126371232 gene encoding UPF0598 protein CG30010 gives rise to the protein MLAQKLCQVSSFRKSFPLVQQIRCTNYIQGQEPEPKIREYFYYIDHQGMLYLDDSKMKNFTSCFKEKKFLHFFFKRIRQNRTGRYLEFPFISLCGKERNFIRCDDVPIVYTHVINKNDKDMLSYGYAGDLLTTEFLPQKIYMLPKTGRVYHPAEDKYGGVGLVRSKLALELSRYFEYGNGETKPPTHFEWKNTLHKLDQKWFHENVAKHNIKIRSDPA